One Solanum pennellii chromosome 9, SPENNV200 DNA segment encodes these proteins:
- the LOC107029316 gene encoding ras-related protein RABE1a encodes MAAPPARARADYDYLIKLLLIGDSGVGKSCLLLRFSDGSFTTSFITTIGIDFKIRTIELDSKRIKLQIWDTAGQERFRTITTAYYRGAMGILLVYDVTDESSFNNIRNWIRNIEQHASDNVNKILVGNKADMDESKRAVPTSKGQALADEYGIKFFETSAKTNMNVEEVFFSIARDIKQRLAESDSKAEPQTIRINQPDQGAGSSQGAQKSACCGS; translated from the exons ATGGCCGCTCCACCCGCTAGAGCTCGAGCTGATTACGATTACCTCATCAAACTCCTTTTGATCGGCGACAGcg gtGTGGGTAAGAGTTGCCTTCTTTTACGTTTCTCAGATGGCTCCTTTACGACCAGTTTTATCACAACTATTGG TATTGACTTCAAGATAAGGACCATAGAGCTTGACAGTAAACGCATCAAATTGCAAATCTGGGATACTGCTGGTCAGGAGCGGTTCCGAACAATTACAACTG CTTACTACCGTGGAGCCATGGGTATATTGCTGGTGTACGATGTAACTGATGAGTCATCTTTTAACA ACATCAGGAACTGGATAAGAAACATTGAACAGCATGCTTCCGACAATGTCAACAAAATACTGGTCGGCAACAAGGCTGACATGGATGAAAGCAAAAGG GCTGTTCCTACATCCAAGGGTCAAGCACTTGCTGATGAATATGGCATTAAATTCTTTGAAACT AGTGCCAAGACAAATATGAATGTTGAGGAGGTTTTCTTTTCCATAGCTCGGGATATAAAACAAAGGCTTGCCGAATCTGACTCAAAGGCTGAG CCTCAGACCATCAGGATAAATCAACCGGACCAGGGAGCAGGATCTTCACAAGGCGCTCAAAAATCAGCTTGCTGTGGTTCTTAA
- the LOC107029170 gene encoding soluble inorganic pyrophosphatase 4, with the protein MVPPIETQVKSPVSHKFSIPPLNERILSSMTRRSVAAHPWHDLEIGPNAPQIFNVVIEISKGSKVKYELDKKTGLIKVDRVLYSSVVYPHNYGFIPRTLCDDSDPLDVLVIMQEPILPGCFLRAKAIGLMPMIDQGEKDDKIIAVCADDPEYKHYTDINELPPHRLAEIRRFFEDYKKNENKEVAVNDFLPSDKAFEAVQHSQDLYADYIVESLRR; encoded by the exons ATGGTTCCACCTATCGAAACTCAAGTCAAGTCTCCAGTGTCTCATAAGTTCTCCATTCCACCACTTAATGAAAGAATACTCTCTTCTATGACACGGAGATCAGTTGCAGCTCATCCTTGGCATGATCTCGAGATAG GACCTAATGCTCCACAGATTTTCAATGTG GTGATTGAGATCAGTAAGGGGAGCAAGGTGAAGTATGAACTAGACAAAAAGACTGGACTGATCAAG GTTGATCGTGTTCTTTACTCATCAGTTGTATACCCCCATAACTATGGGTTCATCCCTCGTACACTCTGTGATGACAGTGACCCTCTGGATGTCTTAGTCATCATGCAG GAACCTATTCTTCCGGGTTGCTTTCTCAGGGCTAAAGCAATTGGTCTTATGCCCATGATTGATCAG GGAGAAAAGGACGACAAGATAATTGCTGTCTGTGCTGATGATCCTGAATACAAGCACTACACTGATATCAATGAGCTGCCACCCCATCGTTTGGCTGAGATACGTCGCTTCTTTGAGGATT ACAAGAAAAATGAGAACAAGGAAGTTGCTGTTAATGACTTTCTTCCATCCGACAAAGCCTTTGAAGCAGTCCAGCATTCCCA GGATCTGTATGCAGACTACATTGTGGAGAGCCTGAGGAGATGA